In Planococcus shixiaomingii, the DNA window TCTAACACTCTAAATAATCATAGTAGAAAAATGAAAATGCGGTTCTTGATACTCCTGAACTAGATTAATTTCCAAAGAATAACCCTAGTTTCTTAAATCAGAGACTTGGGGTTATTCTAATTCAATTACCTCAGTTATTGAAGAAGGAGGGAGCGATGTCGACAACCACACTTCGTTTCCGGCAAAATGAAAAGTAACTCCTGCTTCAATCGCACTTTGCGCATCAATTTTCAAAAGAAGTGGATTTTTCCTCCTTTTCGCTGCAAGAGTGGCAAAAGAAGGGCTTTCGGATAGATGTACCTGTTGCCGGCCCATTGGAAGAATTCCCTTACCCTTAATTGCTTCTAATGCTTCTTTATGGGTCCCGTGATAAAGAAATCTTGGCAATTGTCTGTCTGACGGTTCCTGAAGGACAGGAACACTGTGGCCGTAACGGGCTTTGATTTGGTTGCCTTTGATTAAATAACGTTGTTTTGGGCTAGTGGCAACGATCTGGCGGATGTCATCTTCAGTTACCTGCTGCCAGCGCGGCTGTGTCTGTATAGCCTTTGTCAGATCCGAAATGCCGCAAAATCCGTAATCGTCCAACGTTAATCCAAACTTCTGCGGGGAATGCCGAAGGATTTTAGCCATAAAAGAGCTTAACTTCACTTCATCGTGTTTGTTCAAATGATTCACCTTACTTTCTGTTTAGTATTTCTCTTCCCTTTAATTTAAAGTGGAAGCATCAATACTTCACTCTTGCCTAATTAAATGGAACCTTGTATTTATTCTTTCAGATACAATATATGTAATTTAAACCGAATAACATAAAGCTTTTATTTTGCGAGGAAGCAAAGAGTTTTTTTCGGCAACTTATTTAAAATGATAGAAAGCAGGTAGGAATTAAGAAAATGCATGATTATGAAATCGGGTACGATAGCAAGGGGAAAAAATACAAACTCTACTTAATCGCATTTGTTGCTGCGGCTCTGATACATACACTCGTTGACTTTTTCGGTTTAGGTTTTACAAAGGTGACTGGATTCCGCTTGATCGGCAGTGTGCTGTTTTACGTTGTTATCTTCTATTTTGGTTTGCGCAGGAAACTATGGGCAGAGTTTATCATTAAATTTTTTATCTGGTTAAACGTTCTGATACTTCTGCTTATAATTATTGTAAAGAGCTTGGGTTTATAGGATATGTTATAGACATAACTGGATTAGATTTTAAGCTGTTAGTCAATCATTAAGAGGGAGAGGTCGGGAAATGAAATGGGAAGATAAGGATTATGCAGAAAAAACATTAAAGAAATTGTTAATAGGAAGTCAGCTTGATGGTATTAAGTTTGGTGTTGATTCAGAAGCGTTATTTGCTTATTTCATGCATTATTCAAATCGGGAACCAGACCTTCTATGGTTAAACATTGAAGTAAGAAAAATTGTGCTTCTTGACCGATTAGAAAATATAGATCTATTTGCCGGAAGCAGACTCCCAGAAGTAGATGAGGATGCAGCAATTAAATTATTACTGGAAAATAGGAGAGAAAAAGTTAGTGATGTTCAATTAGGAAATGTTTCTCCTCATTTATTTATCACATTAGAATCTGGAAAGGTATTGTGTGTTAATGGGGAAGATGAAGATTATGAATGCTGGCAAGTAGGCGATGGTCTTGGATACACAGGAAGGGAGTGGTTGATAATAGCTGTTCCTGGAAATGAAATTTCATTTTTCCTCTGATAGAAAAACATTGTTTCATCGGAATTCCTAATATCAAGACGATCGTATAGGCATGAAGCTACCATTACTCAAATAGGACAGAAGAGGATTCATATGAATCTCTTCTGTCTTTTTTTTGTCTGTACTAGTCTTTAGAAATTTAACAAATGTTTATTCCGTAAGGGAGCAAGGGTAAATTACACTAATCGACTTTAGAGATTTATCACAATAAGGAGGAATGCACGATGGCTAGCAAAGAAAATACATTTATCGGAGTTTTCGACAACCAAGAGGAAATTTTAAATAAAGTAGAGGAATTAAAGGGACAAGGCCATAAAGAAGACCATATGTATGTCGTCGGCCGGGACAACAACTCGTTCTCCACACTAGACACCCAGACAGGTGTGCACGTAGATGCAACAAATGACAAGAAAAAACAAGGATTCGTGGGAAAAGTCATGTCTGCACTTTCCGGTGACGCTTCATTGGAAGCATTCAAGGGCATGGGGCTGGAGCGCTATGAAGCGAAAGAGTACTACGAGCACGTGCAAAGCGGTAAGCTAGTACTATACGTTGACGAGGATTATGGCAATACTTATGATAAATACGGCACCGGCTACAGCAACTCATCCGGTATTGAACAGACGGCCCCTATTGAAACCGGAGTGACTTTTGCTAAATCAGGATCAACGGTGGATGAAGACAGCACGAATAATGCATCTTCAACCAACACCAGCAACACATTTGGTGCGGATACGGAAACAGGGGCATCCATTAAAGAAAAATCAGGTGGCAGATTTAATTCATTAGCGGATGCGGACAGCGAATTCGGCAAGTCGATAACAGCTGAAGGAAGTTCACTTGATGAAGCTTCTGGTCCGACGGATGCACCGTTTGCCTCAACATCTCAAAGTACCAATACATCCGGTTCAATTTCCGGAAGCTCAGATTCTACTCGCGATACTACTGACCGCTCAATTGACTTTACAACAGATGCAGGCAGTTCGGTTGGGTCCAGTCGCGGTGCTGCAGGCTCATCTGATGCATTCGGATCAACTGCCGACATAACTGACGAAGAGCGCATGCTCCTTCACGAAGAACGATTGAGCGTTGATAAAGAACGCGTACAGACCGGCGAAGTAAACGTCGGCAAACACGTTGTTGAAGAAAATCAATCCATTGAAGTGCCGGTCGAACGCGAAGAGGTATATGTAGAGCGCCATGCGGTAAATGAAGAAGCAGACGACACGGAAGCTTTCCAGGAAAATGACACAATTCATGTACCGGTTTCCGAAGAACGCGTAAATGTTACGAAGAAAGAAGTTGTCACTGAAGAAATCGTCATCAGCAAACGGAAAGTGCAGGACACTGAACAAGTGAACGAAACCGTCCGCCGTGAAGTTGCGGAGATTGATGAGGACACCACCGATTTCAATGACAAGAATACTAACAATAATAACCGGAAATAATTGAAAAGTTGTATCGAAAGAAGGAAGCTTTAGGGCTTCCTTCTTTTTACTTGCAAACCGATTTCCTGGCAGAGGAAAATTATGGTATGTTAAGCGTAAGAGGTAAGTAAATAATGACGTCGGCACAAAAGATGCTGAGCGAACTTTAGGTAATTTCAGTAGGAGGTCAATAGTGAGTAAACTAAATGCATTTTCATATGTGTTTTTCTTTATTGCAATCATTAACCTAGTTATTGTTTATTTTTTCGAATATATACTAGGGTCACCTAATTATTTTTATACTCACTTTCTGGAATGGACGTTAATCGGAATTGTATTAATTCCGATTATTGGAGTTGTGTTAGGGTTAAGCGGGGAGAAAGGAAACCTTAGACTGATGGCTATTGCATTAAATACCCTCTTTTTTATTGCTTTCGCTCCATTAGCATTATGGAAACTTTGGATTACCTTCTATGGTTGGTAAATAGAAATAATCTTGATTTGAAATTGTGCTATGTTTTATTGATATGTGGATTAGATAAATAACAATAAACCGAGAAGGGTCTTTAATGGATCCTTTTTTCTTTTTTTAAAAAATCACCAATATTATTTAACATAGCCAAAAAAATAAGTGCTACATATACAAATATGATTTTCGGTCTTCACCTCTATCCGTTTGTAAAAGTGTGTGTAAATTGGGGAACGTTCGAAAAGTGTTTTGGCACGTTTACGAACGGTATTTAGCGGGTTTTTAGTTGTTTTTAAAGCGTTCGTAAAGGTGTACTTTTACGAACGCTCTAAATAAAATATAGGTACTCTATAACTGTGGAAGTTAATGTTAATATGAATATAGTGTGAATATTTAAAGAATATAATCATCAAAAATAGTTTCGAAACGACTGATGGAGTAATTAGTTAAGGAGTGATGACATGGGCATTAAAGAGATTATGGAGGCTGTCCTAAAAGTGTTGGGCAGCAACAATGAACGGCTGTTAATTCTAGATGATGGGTTAATTACCAGGAGTACCAGTACGGTTAATCCTCCTGCCGAGGAAGCGGCCATTGCTGAATTTGAAAGTCAGATTGGGCATCAGCTGCCAAAGGACTATCGATCTTTTCTGTTGGAATACAACGGCGCGAATATCTACCAGCTTATTACGGATTTAGGTGGCACTGGCGGAGGCGGATTGCAAGTGTTTTCTATCAAGGAAATGAAGGAGAATCTGTATTACATGGAAGTGTACCCTGGATTTTTGCCAATAGGTAGCGCTTATGACCAATACTTGGCCATCAGTCTGGAAGCGATTGAGAAGGAAGACCCAAATTACCTTTACCGAATCGATAACGATGAAGGGCCTCAAGCTTTGACCCTGAACTTTCACCTGTTTTTGAATCGTTTTGTGATGGCTCAAGGGGCTACATTCTATGAATGGCCGATTTACAACGCGGCTAGCCGCTATTACTTGGAGGGCGATGAATAAACCATCACAGGCACTTTTCAAATAGCAGGTGCTTATAAGGTTTACATATCAACAGTTATTTGAAGATGAAGCTGGTAGGATGCTTTTCTTCCTTTTATTTAAAAACTAAACGTTGAGAAATTTTGTTTTTTATTGACTCAAGAAATTAGTGAAGAAAATGTATGTCTCATAATTAAAGATTTCAGGGCAGAATTGAGAACTAAAATTCGCTTTCTTCCTAGTGATAGGATTGGCTTGAGGTTCAAATTTAAGAGACAATAGTTAAATTGGACCTGCACCCTCAACATTTGCTAAGCAAAAGTTTTTGACATTATCCTTTATCAGCGATATTATGGATATTGTAAGTCTTTAAATAAAGGAGTAAAACCATGAAGTTCTCAAGAGGGACCAACTATGCACTTCACACAATGTTGCAACTGGCTCAATCATCCACTCCAAATAAACCCATTGGTGTCCAACAACTCGCGGAACAACAGGATGTTTCACCGACCTACCTTTCTAAAATTCTGACGAAGCTTGTGAAAGAAGGAATGGTTTCTTCGGTTTCCGGCGTTAAAGGGGGCTATTCACTGCCCTATAATTGGGAAACCATCTCTTTTTTAGAAATTATCCAAGCGATCGAGGGCAAAGCTTCTCTATTTGATTGCCACTTCGGTCATGGCCCAGGCTGCCCGATCGAACAGGTGATGGTTGAAGCAGAAGAGAAAATGGAAGAACAATTAAGAAAGATGACCATTGCTGATTTGGTTAAGAATAAGACAATGAACTAAAATTCATTGTCTTATTCTTAACCTTAATTAAAGATATAATGTATCTATAAAAGGAGGAATAAAAAATGAATCATCTATTATTCAATCAACAAATTTGGGAAAAAGCGTGGGAGCAGGATCCAAACACTTCTTTAAAACGAATGAAAAAAGCGGGGTTGCCTACGTATGAGTCCCAAGGATTTTCCAAGTGGGCGAAAGCCTACAATGAAACTTCTTTCAGTATGCAGGGGCAAAATCGTAGTGCGCGGATTATGAAGTGGATTGAGCAACAAGTTTCTTCATTTGAAGGAATGTCTATTCTGGATATCGGTGCAGCTTCTGGCGTATTCAGTATTCCCTTTGCCCAAAAAGGAGCCCGGGTGACAGCAGTGGAACCTTCAAAGGAGTTAACCGATATGCTAAAGAACAACGCAAGCACTCATTCCGTTGAAATTTCCATTCTCAATAAGCCGTTTGAAGCAATCGCAGATAAGCCTACAGCTTCATTTGATTTGGTCTTCGCCTCCATGTGTCCGGCCATCACAGACTGGACAGCGGCCCAAAAAGCGATGAGTTTTGCTAAAAAGTATTTTTATTCGAGCATGATGGCCGGTCCAAAAAGAAACTACTTGATGGAAGAAATCCTGTCTGCTTTAGGGATTGAAAACGAACCTGTTCATTCTTCAGATATGGCTTATTTGTTGCATCTCCTCTACTTAGAAGGATACACGTATCAGTCTTTAATCGAAAAACATGAACAGACAACCATGATGCGTCTTGAAGAAATCATTTCACAGTTGCCGACATGGTTCAGGGATTATGGGATTGACGCGGACAGCGATCTGATGGCAAAAGCAGAAAAGTATTTGCGCGACTCATCTAAAAAAGAATGGAGTGTGCTAACCGGCGGCAAATTCGGAAAGGTTCTCGTGTATCTTGACAACTAAACAACCAATTTACTAATGATAGTGACTAAACTAGAGGAGGATTTTTTTATGATCTACGATTGTGTCATTATAGGCGGCGGCCCAGCAGGTTTAAATGCAGCATTGGTTTTAGGGAGGTCTAGAAGAAAGATAGCCCTCGTGGATGCCAACCAACCTCGAAACGCTGTTACGCATGCTTCTCACGGTTACCTTACACAAGATGGGGTATCACCATCAGAATTTCGACGTATTGCTTACGAGGAAATAGTCCGCTACCCTACCGTTGAACATCATATCGACAAAGTTTTGGACGTACATAAAACAGAACAGGGATTTTTAGTGCGGACACTTCACAAAGAGTTCACGACCAAAAAACTGCTAGTAGCCACCGGTTTGAAGGAAATCTTACCGGATATCGGGGGAATTAAAGAGTTTTACGGGAAAAGCGTCTTTTACTGCCCTTATTGTGACGGTTGGGAAATGCGGGATCGCCAACTCGTGGTGGTTTCTCATCATCCACAAGTCTTTCACTTTGCAAAGCTCCTTTCCAATTGGTCTCGAGATCTCCTAATCTGTACAAATGGAAAAAGCATATTGACGGAAGAAGAGACACAAGAACTGAAAGCGAATAAGATTTCTGTAACGCAAAAACCGGTTCAATCATTTTGTGGAACAAATGGACAGTTAGAAGAAGTGGTATGGACCGATGGAACTCGAACGAAGCGAACCGGCGCTTTTATCAATCCGCAATGGTTCCCCCAATTAGACTTCCTGAAGCAGATTCCTATTGAAAAAAATGATCAGGCGGCCATCCTGACAGATGCGATGGGAAAAAGCACGACTCCGGGTCTGTTTGCGGCGGGTGAAGCCACAACTGGAACGCCCACCCAATTAATTGTTGCAGCTGCAGCCGGAAGCCTTGCGGCGACCAGCATCAATGCCGAGCTTACAATGGAACGATTTCGTATTTAGCTGAAACTCTCTTTTTTTATTCTATTAAAGATATAAAAAGTAGATAATGTCTATTGAAAATAACGTTAGGAGTAC includes these proteins:
- a CDS encoding RNA 2'-phosphotransferase: MNKHDEVKLSSFMAKILRHSPQKFGLTLDDYGFCGISDLTKAIQTQPRWQQVTEDDIRQIVATSPKQRYLIKGNQIKARYGHSVPVLQEPSDRQLPRFLYHGTHKEALEAIKGKGILPMGRQQVHLSESPSFATLAAKRRKNPLLLKIDAQSAIEAGVTFHFAGNEVWLSTSLPPSSITEVIELE
- a CDS encoding YsnF/AvaK domain-containing protein, with the protein product MASKENTFIGVFDNQEEILNKVEELKGQGHKEDHMYVVGRDNNSFSTLDTQTGVHVDATNDKKKQGFVGKVMSALSGDASLEAFKGMGLERYEAKEYYEHVQSGKLVLYVDEDYGNTYDKYGTGYSNSSGIEQTAPIETGVTFAKSGSTVDEDSTNNASSTNTSNTFGADTETGASIKEKSGGRFNSLADADSEFGKSITAEGSSLDEASGPTDAPFASTSQSTNTSGSISGSSDSTRDTTDRSIDFTTDAGSSVGSSRGAAGSSDAFGSTADITDEERMLLHEERLSVDKERVQTGEVNVGKHVVEENQSIEVPVEREEVYVERHAVNEEADDTEAFQENDTIHVPVSEERVNVTKKEVVTEEIVISKRKVQDTEQVNETVRREVAEIDEDTTDFNDKNTNNNNRK
- a CDS encoding Rrf2 family transcriptional regulator, translating into MKFSRGTNYALHTMLQLAQSSTPNKPIGVQQLAEQQDVSPTYLSKILTKLVKEGMVSSVSGVKGGYSLPYNWETISFLEIIQAIEGKASLFDCHFGHGPGCPIEQVMVEAEEKMEEQLRKMTIADLVKNKTMN
- a CDS encoding NAD(P)/FAD-dependent oxidoreductase — encoded protein: MIYDCVIIGGGPAGLNAALVLGRSRRKIALVDANQPRNAVTHASHGYLTQDGVSPSEFRRIAYEEIVRYPTVEHHIDKVLDVHKTEQGFLVRTLHKEFTTKKLLVATGLKEILPDIGGIKEFYGKSVFYCPYCDGWEMRDRQLVVVSHHPQVFHFAKLLSNWSRDLLICTNGKSILTEEETQELKANKISVTQKPVQSFCGTNGQLEEVVWTDGTRTKRTGAFINPQWFPQLDFLKQIPIEKNDQAAILTDAMGKSTTPGLFAAGEATTGTPTQLIVAAAAGSLAATSINAELTMERFRI
- a CDS encoding SMI1/KNR4 family protein, with translation MGIKEIMEAVLKVLGSNNERLLILDDGLITRSTSTVNPPAEEAAIAEFESQIGHQLPKDYRSFLLEYNGANIYQLITDLGGTGGGGLQVFSIKEMKENLYYMEVYPGFLPIGSAYDQYLAISLEAIEKEDPNYLYRIDNDEGPQALTLNFHLFLNRFVMAQGATFYEWPIYNAASRYYLEGDE
- a CDS encoding class I SAM-dependent methyltransferase, with amino-acid sequence MNHLLFNQQIWEKAWEQDPNTSLKRMKKAGLPTYESQGFSKWAKAYNETSFSMQGQNRSARIMKWIEQQVSSFEGMSILDIGAASGVFSIPFAQKGARVTAVEPSKELTDMLKNNASTHSVEISILNKPFEAIADKPTASFDLVFASMCPAITDWTAAQKAMSFAKKYFYSSMMAGPKRNYLMEEILSALGIENEPVHSSDMAYLLHLLYLEGYTYQSLIEKHEQTTMMRLEEIISQLPTWFRDYGIDADSDLMAKAEKYLRDSSKKEWSVLTGGKFGKVLVYLDN